Within Triticum dicoccoides isolate Atlit2015 ecotype Zavitan chromosome 1B, WEW_v2.0, whole genome shotgun sequence, the genomic segment ATTTATATGCCGGAAAGAACTGAAATTCGTTTGCTTCCAAGATGAAGCCCTCGGCTGAAGTGGTAGTTCGACACCACACTGAAAATAGTTGTTGATGCAAACTCGAGATATCGTAAAATATTCCGAATGCACGAATAACTATGTTCTGTACATATCATGTCACTCGGCAAGGAAAGAACAAGTTAATGGTAGGAATTTATCACCACAGTAATACCCTAAACTGATAAGGTGTTTGAAAAGCAAAAGAAGCGATATCGATACTCAGAACCATCAGTTTGTGTGGCTTCATAGATACGGCTTAACGGATAACACCACATTTGACGTTCAGAAGCAGACACAACTATGCATGTACTTTCTGCACATCAGCAGGAGTTGGTTTCAACAGAACCAAGACCAAAAATAGCCAGTTAAGAACAATAAGCTAATTAATTAGAACTGAACACTATGAACCATTAAGAAAGAGTTGTCACCTCAATGTACAACCTTTCCAAGAAAGGAAAGCATCTCATCAAGTCAATAACAGAATCCAAAGTAAGAGCATGCGTATCAACACATAAAATCTTGACACTGCGCACCATCTTCGTCAGGCTATCAACACGCAATCCTTTCATGAAGCATGGGGACGGCGTTAGACCAGGTATAAGTACAAGTGAAATGCCGATATAAATGCCTGTGAAGGGAAGTAGGGATGACATAGCTACCTGAATAATTACCGAGGAGTCGAATTTGAGTGTGGTACTACGATGATAAGAAGTAAGGCAGCCTAAGGTCTCGAGTTTTGGCGCAAAGATTACCGATATACGCAGGTCAACAGTTGAACCAAGTTGGAGCAACATAAGAAGAGGGGCATTCTTGATAATGAGCTGTTCAAATCGGAGAGTTGTATGGCGCGCAAGAGATTTCACATATATGCTTCGAAGGCTGATGGAGTTGATCCAGACAGAACGGAAGCCAGAGCTGCAGCAAATCATCAAGCACTCCAGTGCAGGGCAGCCATCAAACATGGTTTGCAGCGAGCATTCAGAGATGTTGACCCGCTTAAGCCCGAGCTTCTTAAGCATTGGAAAGCAAAGCGCTTGGGCGGTGCTGTCGGGGATGTGGCACTCCGAATATGGCGACACAAAGGGCCTCGGAGAAGCGGAAGGCAGCTGCTGGCGGCGCCAACGTTGGAGGTGGCAACCTGTAGTTGTCGCTGCTGCAGAGCTCAAGCTCCTGGAGGTTATCGAGGGCACTACCGTGGCGGCTCGGTCGCCATGGAGGTGATAGACAGGCGCGCAAAAGCGGCGGACGGGCCCCTGGTGGACGGAGAAGATGTGCGACACGACGGCGTCGAGGTCATCCTGGTTGTTCCAGAGCCAGTGATGGTCGAGGTTGAGGGGGGCAGAGCGCCAGAGGTGGCGCCACCGGTGGGCGTGCGGGCGCCTCCGGGAGATCCCGGCAGCGAGATGATCTCCCGGAGGAGTTCGTCGGGGAGGTTGCTGATGCAGTCGGATCTCCCGGAGGGGGCCGGGCGTTGGGCTGGGGATCTCTTCTTTTCTGTTCGTGCACTGCATGCTCGGGTCGTTAGACGCGTTTCTTTATGGATGATGATGGACTCGCTCGGACGTGCACGCACGTGCGTGGTGAAGGAATCGCGACACGACACGATCAACGCAAGAAAGAAAGAAGTTCcacgaaaaaagaaagaaagaggagAGCACGAGACGAGCGCCTCTGGATCGATCGTCCGTCCGCAAGCAAAAGCATCATCATTCTTGCTTAGCTCTAATTAATTTTCCACCACAGTAATATATACTTTGGCCTGAGGAGGTGTTTGATGCACCAGATGAAGTGATACCCGTAGTCGATCGGAACCATCAATCCGCCGCGTAGCATGAAGCAAACCGCCAGACGAATGCAAGAGGGCAGGATCTTTATTTCATGTAGCCTATCTAGCATCAGTACACATCATGCATCAGCGTTCCATCTTATTTCTTTCGCACATTCACAGCAATTTGACAAACCAATCATAGAGTCAAGGGAGGCTGCCCTGTGTTGGCAGCTCTCACCAACTTCTGAGTGCCTCCCTGCACTACACCCCGCTCTCATCACTCTGCTGCTCATCATGAAATACATATATTTATTTACCTTCCAAAAAAACCTATGTCAACAGAGTGACCAGGCTTCGATCAGAGCAGTACTTCAACACCGGGCTGGAATCAAAAAGAAACTCCTTGTTTCCAAGATGAGGCCCCTTTTTTCTGGTTCTGGTTCTGCCCTGTGTTAGACCCGCGCTCCCTCCAAGTAGTTGATGCAAACTGGAGACATCACACAACAACCTGATTTTGCGAGTTGCGACTATGTTCCACACAGATCTTACCATGCATTGAGCAAGTGGGGTAGCATATGGCTGATACCTGATAAGACCTTGTTGAAACCAACTGAATGACCATACAAATACCTTGATCTGAGAAGTCACACAGATCTATATTTTCTCATCAAATAAGTGCAAAAAATGTGACATGCACAAGATGGTTACAATTACAACAGAACTAAAATCACGAATAGCACATGTAACAACTGTCGTAAGGTTCCAAAATAATACAAACTTAAATAGGTTACAAAGGTGACAACAAATAAAAGCTAGGACAAAGTATGAAATTGGTAAGGATGCCTCCTTACAAAGGGATCAGCTAGATCCAAATCATGGACACCAAAATCATTAATGCTGCGATAGGACCGATCCGgtgtgaaatgaagacaagcacctcTCGAGGCCTTGTTATCCAGCTGAAGCATCTTACGTTGTTGTGCAAAAAACTCCTCATTGTAATCTTGTTGATTAACCTTAAGAGTCATTAGCTCTAGCATTCTCGCGTTTAGTAAAAAGAATGTGGCGAAGTTAACATGTGACTTGATGCCCTCATAATATTCCCAAACAATCGTCTTCAGACGAATGTCAAGAGATCTTATAAGAGTTTGATGCTTACGACGCCACGAGTTGGTTTTCCCGGATCCTATTGACTGAAAAGAGCATAGAGAAATAAACACAATGAGGACATTAAGTAGATCAAATGAGCACTGAACCATGATAGAAGAATCGTCACCTCAATGTACAGCTTTTCCAAGCATGGGAAGCATCTCATCAAGTTAATAACAACATCCAAACTAAGAGCACTCATGTCAATAGCTAAAATCTTAACAGTGCACACTGTTTTCGTCAGGCTATGGACACGCAATCCCTTCATGAAGCATGGAAGACCGCATTAGACCATCTATATAAGTGCAGATAGTATGTAATTCATCTGAACACAAAAATGCCGATAAGAAGGCCCATGAAGGCTGCAGCTACCTGAATAATTGTCGATTCGAACACGAGTGTGGTATTACAATTAGAATAGAGGCAGCCTAAAGTCTTCAGTTTAGGCGCGGAGACTACCGATATATGTGGGGACTCATGGAAACCACCGTGGAGTAAATTTTCAAGACAAGGGGCATTCTCAATGACGAGTTCCCCAATGTTGAGCTCTTTTCGATAATTATAAGCTCTCACACCTACGCCTCTGAGACTAATGGAGTTGATTCGGACACAACGGATGCCAAAGCAATTCTGAATCAGCAAACACTCCAGAGTGCGGCAAGAAGCAATCATGGCGTGCAATGAGGATTCGGAGATAGTGACACGCTCAAGCGCGAGCTTCTGAAGCTTAGGGAAGTGAAGCCCCTGAACGGTGCTGTGGGGAAGGTAGCACTCTCCTATGGTGGCAGCACAGAGGCTGTCTGAGAAGCGGAAGGCGGCTTTGGGCGGCGGTTGTGGCGTCGCTGGCGGATACAGCAATCTGTAGTTGTAGCTGCACAGCTCAAGCTCATGGAGGTTGTCGAGGGCCGGGGACCGGAGCCAGGCATCCGCGGCGGTGGCTCGATCGCCCCAGAGGTGGTAGACGGGTGCGGAGAAGCGGCGGCCGGGGCCCGGGTGGGCGGCGAGGACGCGCGACACGACGGCGTTGAAGTCGTCCGGGTGGTCGCAGAGCGAGCGGTGATCGAGGTTGAGCGGGGCGGAGCGCCAGAGATGGCGCCACCGGGAGGAGAGGACCTGGGTGCGTGCGCCTTCCCTGGTGGGGAGGAGCGAGACGATGTCCCCGAGGACGCCGTCGGGAAGGCCGCTGAGGCGGTCCTCCGCCGTAGATTCCGAGGCGTCCCCTTCTGCAGTCGCCGCCGCGACCGCCGTTTCCATCTCCATCGCAGGCGGCCTGAGCGAGACGGCGTCGGGAAGGTCGCTGAGGCGGCCACCGCCGGCGCCTCCTCCGTCCCCATCGGTTCCGGGAATAGCCGGTGCTTTCCTCTTCCTCGATCTAGGAGCAGGAGCACCTGCCTCCATCCCCATGGTTGGCGGTTTGAGCGGCGGCGATGGAAGAGCACGCTAAGAAGAAGTAGGCGATGGCCGATGGGTATCTAGGTTTTTTGTAGGGGTGCACGTGCATACGTGGGCGCGTTGCGAGCCACACGAGTACGTAACAAGATGAAATCAAAGGCCACGACAAAGCCCTGGTCTGCCAAACAATTGCTGCTGATTGTTCTGACGGAAAAAAAACTATTGCTGCTGATGATTCTAAAAAAATCAACTGTTCCTTTTTCTTTACAAACTTCTCCtcttttagagcatctccaacacgcACGCGAGaggccgcgcgacgcgctccagcAGGCACGCGAAAAAAATTGGCGCGCGGGGAAAAACCGGCAGCGCGCGGTAGTTTTAGCGTGTGACGCCCAACGCGCTGGTTAAAAGCCACGTGCCTGCGCCCGCCAACCGCCACGATTTCCCTCCCGCCacgccttcttcctcgcctcttccAGCTCTCCGCCNNNNNNNNNNNNNNNNNNNNNNNNNNNNNNNNNNNNNNNNNNNNNNNNNNNNNNNNNNNNNNNNNNNNNNNNNNNNNNNNNNNNNNNNNNNNNNNNNNNNNNNNNNNNNNNNNNNNNNNNNNNNNNNNNNNNNNNNNNNNNNNNNNNNNNNNNNNNNNNNNNNNNNNNNNNNNNNNNNNNNNNNNNNNNNNNNNNNNNNNNNNNNNNNNNNNNNNNNNNNNNNNNNNNNNNNNNNNNNNNNNNNNNNNNNNNNNNNNNNNNNNNNNNNNNNNNNNNNNNNNNNNNNNNNNNNNNNNNNNNNNNNNNNNNNNNNNNNNNNNNNNNNNNNNNNNNNNNNNNNNNNNNNNNNNNNNNNNNNNNNNNNNNNNNNNNNNNNNNNNNNNNNNNNNNNNNNNNNNNNNNNNNNNNNNNNNNNNNNNNNNNNNNNNNNNNNNNNNNNNNNNNNNNNNNNNNNNNNNNNNNNNNNNNNNNNNNNNNNNNNNNNNNNNNNNNNNNNNNNNNNNNNNNNNNNNNNNNNNNNNNNNNNNNNNNNNNNNNNNNNNNNNNNNNNNNNNNNNNNNNNN encodes:
- the LOC119350939 gene encoding F-box/LRR-repeat protein 25-like, which encodes MGMEAGAPAPRSRKRKAPAIPGTDGDGGGAGGGRLSDLPDAVSLRPPAMEMETAVAAATAEGDASESTAEDRLSGLPDGVLGDIVSLLPTREGARTQVLSSRWRHLWRSAPLNLDHRSLCDHPDDFNAVVSRVLAAHPGPGRRFSAPVYHLWGDRATAADAWLRSPALDNLHELELCSYNYRLLYPPATPQPPPKAAFRFSDSLCAATIGECYLPHSTVQGLHFPKLQKLALERVTISESSLHAMIASCRTLECLLIQNCFGIRCVRINSISLRGVGVRAYNYRKELNIGELVIENAPCLENLLHGGFHESPHISVVSAPKLKTLGCLYSNCNTTLVFESTIIQVAAAFMGLLIGIFVFR